CGCCGGTGACGACCTCGCAGCTCTGGGCGATGTCCGTGCCGGTCTGGCCGGCGCAGCTGTCCCGGTTGGTGCCGCCGACCATGCGGTCGTTGCCGGCGCCGCCCTGGATGCCGTCGTTGCCGCTGCCGCCGCTGAGCTGGTCGTCGCCGTTGCCGCCGAGCACCGCATCGGCGCCCTTGCCGGTGTTGACGGTGTCGTCACCGCCGCCGGCGTTGACCAAGTCGAGGCCGTTGCCGCCGGTGACGGTGTCGTCGCCTCGGCCGCTGCGGACCGTGTCGGAGCCGTCGCCGGCGTTGATGGTGTCGTCGCCGTCACCGCCTTCGATCTCGTCCTTGCCGATGTAGCCGGTGATGGTGTCGCCGCCGCCGAGGCCACAGATGACGTCGCCGCCCCCGAGGCCGTCGATGGTGTCGGCCGCGCCGGTCCCCACGATCACGTCGGCCCCGCCGGTCGGCGTGCCGGCCACGCCGACGAGCACGGTGGCGGGCTCACCGTCGCAGGTGGTGCTGGACGGGTCGAGCAGGAGCCGCCCGAGGCGTGTCGTGCCGCTGCTCGTGTACCAGAGGTTGCCGTCGGGACCGACGGTGATGTCCAGCGGCTGGCTCGTAGACGACACGCCGGCAGGGTCGACGAACTTCGTCATCGCTCCGGTCGGGGTGACCCGCACGATCATGTTGGAGGCGTAGGAGGTGAACCAGAGGTTGCCGTCAGGGCCCGAGGTCAGGCCCGACGGACTGCCGATCTCGAAGTCCGCGTCCCCGAAGGTGGTGATCGAGGCGGCGATGTCAGCGGCGTCGGGGTCGAGGCGGCCGATTCGATGGTTGAACTGGTTGGTGTACCAGAGGTTCCCGTCGGGCCCGGTCACGATCTCGTAGGGGCCGTCGCTCGACGAAGGGCCGCCGGGGTCGGCGAAGGTGGTGATGACGCCAGCGGGGGTGATGCGCCCGATCCGGTCGCTGACCGAGTTCGTGTACCAGAGGTTGCCGTCGGGACCAGCGGTGATGCGGAAGGGACCGTTCGTCGACGCCGTGCCCCCGGGGTCGGCGAAGGTGGTGATGGTTGCCGCCACGTTGGGGGCGTCCGGGTCGAGGCGGCCGATGCGGTTGTTGCCCTGGTTCACGTACCAGATGTTGCCGTCGGGACCGGCGGCGATGCCGTCGGGGATGCTCGTCGAGGCCGTGCCCGCCGGGTCGGCGAAGGTGGTGATCACGCCGGCCGTGGTGATGCGTCCGATGCGGTTGTTGCCCGGGTTGGTGAACCAGAGGTTGCCGTCGGGCCCGGCCACGATGTCGGCCGGTTCGTTCGTGGACGAGCTGCCGTTGGGGTCGGCGAACGAGGTGATGACGCCGGCGGGGGTGATGCGCCCGATGCGGTCGGTGTCGGGGTCGGTGAACCAGAGGTTGCCGTCCGGCCCGGGCGTGATCGAGTACACGTCCTCGATGGTCGCCCCGGGGTCGGCGAAGGTCGTGATGGGCGCCGGCACCGTCGCCGCCGCGGCAGGCGGGACGGAGGCGACGACGACGCCGAGCGGGGCGGTCAGGAGGACGAGGGCCGAAGCGGCACGACGGAGGTGCATGGCGCCATCCTCCGGGAACCGCCTGCAGCGCGCATCCGTAGCACTACGGAGACCGGGGCCTGTTCCTGGCCGCCGACGCCGCCCGGTCGAGACCTGGGGTGCCGACCCGAGTGGGTTGCTAGATCGAGAGGGCGGCCTCGAGGAGGGCGGCCTGCTCCTGGCCGTGGACGGCGTGGCTGCCGGTGGCCGGGCTGCCCGACTCGGTGCGGCTGATGCGGCGGATCTCGTGGGTGTCCTCGTGGGCCTCGTACAGGCGGCCCTTCACGAAGTTCCAGGGGCCCATGTTCTCGGGCTCCTCCTGGAGCCACACGAGCTCACGGGCGTTCGGGTAGTGCTCGAGCGTCGCCGCCACCTGCTCGTACGGCCACGGGTAGAGCTGCTCGACCCGGGCGACGGCCACGGGGGTACCCATCTCGTCGCGCTTGGCCAGGGCGTCCTGGGACACCTTGCCGCTGGCGAACACGACCCGTGTGACCGCCGCCGGGTCGGCCACGCCCACGTCGTCGATGACCTCCTGGAAGGTGCCCGACGTGAGCTCGTCGACCGACGACCGTGCCGAGCGGGCCCGCAACAGGGACTTCGGCGTGAACACCACCAGCGGCTTGCGCACGCCCCGGTGCATCTGGCGGCGCAGCAGGTGGAAGTACTGCGCCGCCGTGGACGCGTTGCACACCTGGATGTTGTCCTCGGCGCAGAGCGTGAGGAAGCGCTCGATGCGCGCCGACGAGTGCTCGGGGCCCTGGCCCTCGTAGCCGTGCGGGAGCAGCATGACGAGGCCCGAGGTCTGACCCCACTTGTCCTCGGCGGCCACCAGGTACTGGTCGATGACGATCTGGGCGCCGTTGACGAAGTCGCCGAACTGCGCCTCCCAGCACACGAGGGCGTCCTTGTGCGTGACGGAGTACCCGTACTCGAATCCGAGGGCGGCGTACTCGGACAGCAGCGAGTCGTAGATGAAGAACTTGCCCTGCTCGGCGCCGAGGTGGGCGAGCGGGGCGTACTCGGCGCCGGTCTCGTAGTCCACGAGGGTGGAGTGGCGGTGCGAGAACGTGCCACGCCGGCTGTCCTGGCCGGCGATCCGCACCGGGGTGCCCTCGAGCAGGAGCGAGCCCAGGGCGATGGCCTCACCGAAGCCCCAGTCCACCTCGCCGTCGAGGAACATCTGGTACCTGGTCTCGAACTGCTTGGCCAGCTTGGGGTGGATGTGGAAGCTCTCGGGGGCCTCGACGAGCGCAGCCATGATCCGGTCGACCACCTCGCGCGGGACGGCGGTGTCGACGTGGGGCAGCACGCCGGCGGGCGGCGGCGGCGCCTTGGCCACCGCGTTCTCGGGCGGGGCCGACTCGCGGGTGTGGTCGAGCGCCTGCTGGAGCTTCGTCTGGAAGTCGTCGAGGGCGCGCTCGCACTCCTCGAGGGTGATGTCGCCGCGCTTGACGAGCGACTCGGTGTAGAGCTTGCGGACGGAGCGCCGCGCCTCGATGCGCTTGTACATCAGCGGTTGGGTGTAGCTCGGGTCGTCACCCTCGTTGTGGCCGTGACGCCGGTAGCAGATCATGTCCACGACCACGTCCTTGTGGAAGCGCTGGCGGTAGGCGAACGCGAGGCGGGCGACGCGCACGCAGGCCTCGGGATCGTCGCCGTTCACGTGGAAGATGGGGGCCTGCACCATCTTGGCGATGTCGGTGCAGTACTCGGAAGAGCGTGCCGCCTCGGGAGAGGTGGTGAACCCCAGCTGGTTGTTGATGATGACGTGGATGGTGCCGCCGACCCGGTAGCCCTTGATCTGCGAGCAGTTGAGGGTCTCGGCCACGACGCCCTGACCGGCGAAGGCGGCGTCACCGTGGAGCAGGAGCGGCAGCACCGAGAAGGTCTCGGGCTGGTCGATGATGTCCTGGCGGGCCCGGGTCATGCCCTCGACGATGGGACCGACCGTCTCGAGATGCGACGGATTGGCCGCGAGCTCGATGGGCAGCAACTTGCCGGTGCGGCTGACGAACTTGCCGGACTGGCCGAGGTGGTACTTCACGTCCCCAGAGCCCTGGATGGTCTCGGGGTCGACGTTGCCCTCGAACTCCTTGAAGATCTGGTCGTAGCTCTTGCCCACGATGTTGGCGAGCACGTTGAGCCGGCCGCGGTGGGCCATGCCCATGACTGCGCCGTCGAGGTCCTCGTCGGCCGCAGCCTCGAGGATGGCGTCGACGAGGGGGATCACGCTCTCGCCGCCTTCGATGCCGAAGCGCTTCTGGCCGATGTACTTCTGGCCCAGGAAGCGCTCGAAGGCCTCGGCACCGTTGAGCTTCTCGAGGATGTGGCGCTGGTCGTCGGTGGGGAGGTGGGGGCTGACCCCTTCGACCTGCTCTTGGATCCAGTGCTTCTCCTCGGGCTCCTGGATGTGCATGTACTCGATGCCCACGGTGCGGCAGTAGGCGTCGCGGAGCACGTGGAGGATGTCACCGAGGGGCAGCGACTGCGTGCCGCCGAGGCCCTGGGTGAGGAACTCCCGGTCGAGGTCCCAGATGGTGAGCCCGTAGGTGGCGGGGTCGAGCTCGGGGTGCATGTGGGGCTCTTTCCACGCCAGCGGATCGAGATCGGCGATCAGATGGCCCCGCACCCGGTGGGCGTTGATGATCGCGTTGACCTGCATCTGCTTCTCGAGGAGCGCCTGCTCGCGGTCGCGCGGGTTGAAGTCCCGGCGCCACTGGACGGCCTCGTAGGGGACGCCCATCGAGCGGAAGACGTCGACGTAGAAGTCCTCCTCGCCGAGGAGCAGACCGCTGACGGCCTTGAGGAACATGCCGGACTCGGCACCTTGGATGATGCGGTGGTCGTAGGTCGAAGTGACGGTGGTGACCTTGGAGACGCCGAGGTCGGCCAGGGTCTGGGGGTCCGCGGCCTGGTAGGCGGTGGGGTACTCGATGCTGCCGACGCCCACGATGAGCCCCTGGCCCGGCATGAGGCGGGGGACCGACTGCTTGGTACCGATGGTGCCGGGGTTGGTGAGGGTGACGGTGACGCCGGCGAAGTCGTCCGGGGTGAGCTTGTTGGTGCGGACCTTGCGGATGAGCTCCTCGTAGGCGCCGTGGAACTCCTTGAAGTCCATGGTGTCGGCGTCTCGGATGCAGGGCACGAGGAGGGTGCGCGAGCCGTCGGACTTCTCGACGTCGACCGCGAGGCCCAGGCCGACGTGCTCGTGACGCAGGACCTGGGGCTTGCCGTCGTCGGACTCGACGTAGGTCGAGTTCATGACCGGCATCGTGTCGGCGACGGCACGGACGATGGCGTAGCCGATGAGGTGGGTGAACGAGACCTTGCCACCCCGGGTGCGACCCAGGTAGCCGTTGATGACCTGGCGGTTCACCTCGAGCAGGCGGGCGGGCACCTCACGGAAGCTGGTGGCCGTGGGGACGGTGAGGCTGGCCTCCATGTTGGCCACGATGCGGGCGGCGGCGCCCCGGATGGGCTGCGCCTCGGGGGCGTCGGAGGCGGTCGCCGGCGCCTCGACAGGAGCGGCCGGTGCCTTGGCGGGAGGGGCGGAGGGCGAGGGAGCGGAGGCGGCGGCGGTGGCCGGAGGGGCCGTTGCGCTCGCGGCCTGCTGTCCGTTGCCGGCTGGGGTCGGAGCCGAGGCGTCGGCGGTGGGTGCGGGTGGTGCGGCGGTCGCCGCCGCCGTCTGCACAGGCGCCTCGGGCCGGTAGTCCGCGAAGAACTCCCGCCAGCTCGCGCTCACCGAATTGGGGTCTTCGCGGTACTGGTCGTACATCTCGTCGACGAGCCACTCGTTCGGGCCCACCGTCGGTGTCGCGGGTTCGTCAGCCACGATTGGGATCCTAACGGTGCCCTGCAACCTGGCTCCGGGGTCAGGTCGGGTCGCGGGGCCGGGTGGGTCGGGGGTGGTTCGGTGGTCGGGCACAGGGGGTACCTTCCCCATCGTGCGCATCGTCACCTGGAACGTGAACTCGCTGAAGGCGCGCCTGCCCCGGGTGGAGGAGTGGCTGGCCCAGGTGGGGCCCGACGTCATCTGCCTCCAGGAGACGAAGCTGGCCGATCCCGCCTTCCCGGCGTTGACCTTCCAGGCCCTCGGCTACGAGGCGGCCCACCACGGCGAGGGGCGCTGGAACGGCGTCGCCATCCTCTCCAAGGTCGGCCTCGACGACGTCGCCTACGGCTTCGGCGGCGACGACCCCGAGCTCGAGCGCGAGGCCCGCATCCTCACCGCCACGTGCGGGGGTGTGCGGGTGTCGAGCGTCTACGTGCCCAACGGGCGCGAGGTCGGCCACGACCACTACCACTACAAGCTGGCGTGGCTGGCCGAGCTCCTCCGGTTCCTCGACCGTGACGGCGCCGCCGGTGCGTCCGGCAACCGGGTCCTGTGCGGCGACTTCAACATCGCCCCCGACGACCGTGACGTGTGGGACGCCAGCGCGGTGCACGGCGCCACCCACGTCAGCGCGCCCGAACGCGATGCCCTCGCCGAGCTGTGCGACTGGGGCCTGGTCGACGTGTTCCGCGAGCGCTA
The genomic region above belongs to Acidimicrobiales bacterium and contains:
- a CDS encoding SMP-30/gluconolactonase/LRE family protein; the protein is MHLRRAASALVLLTAPLGVVVASVPPAAAATVPAPITTFADPGATIEDVYSITPGPDGNLWFTDPDTDRIGRITPAGVITSFADPNGSSSTNEPADIVAGPDGNLWFTNPGNNRIGRITTAGVITTFADPAGTASTSIPDGIAAGPDGNIWYVNQGNNRIGRLDPDAPNVAATITTFADPGGTASTNGPFRITAGPDGNLWYTNSVSDRIGRITPAGVITTFADPGGPSSSDGPYEIVTGPDGNLWYTNQFNHRIGRLDPDAADIAASITTFGDADFEIGSPSGLTSGPDGNLWFTSYASNMIVRVTPTGAMTKFVDPAGVSSTSQPLDITVGPDGNLWYTSSGTTRLGRLLLDPSSTTCDGEPATVLVGVAGTPTGGADVIVGTGAADTIDGLGGGDVICGLGGGDTITGYIGKDEIEGGDGDDTINAGDGSDTVRSGRGDDTVTGGNGLDLVNAGGGDDTVNTGKGADAVLGGNGDDQLSGGSGNDGIQGGAGNDRMVGGTNRDSCAGQTGTDIAQSCEVVTGVP
- a CDS encoding multifunctional oxoglutarate decarboxylase/oxoglutarate dehydrogenase thiamine pyrophosphate-binding subunit/dihydrolipoyllysine-residue succinyltransferase subunit — encoded protein: MGKVPPVPDHRTTPDPPGPATRPDPGARLQGTVRIPIVADEPATPTVGPNEWLVDEMYDQYREDPNSVSASWREFFADYRPEAPVQTAAATAAPPAPTADASAPTPAGNGQQAASATAPPATAAASAPSPSAPPAKAPAAPVEAPATASDAPEAQPIRGAAARIVANMEASLTVPTATSFREVPARLLEVNRQVINGYLGRTRGGKVSFTHLIGYAIVRAVADTMPVMNSTYVESDDGKPQVLRHEHVGLGLAVDVEKSDGSRTLLVPCIRDADTMDFKEFHGAYEELIRKVRTNKLTPDDFAGVTVTLTNPGTIGTKQSVPRLMPGQGLIVGVGSIEYPTAYQAADPQTLADLGVSKVTTVTSTYDHRIIQGAESGMFLKAVSGLLLGEEDFYVDVFRSMGVPYEAVQWRRDFNPRDREQALLEKQMQVNAIINAHRVRGHLIADLDPLAWKEPHMHPELDPATYGLTIWDLDREFLTQGLGGTQSLPLGDILHVLRDAYCRTVGIEYMHIQEPEEKHWIQEQVEGVSPHLPTDDQRHILEKLNGAEAFERFLGQKYIGQKRFGIEGGESVIPLVDAILEAAADEDLDGAVMGMAHRGRLNVLANIVGKSYDQIFKEFEGNVDPETIQGSGDVKYHLGQSGKFVSRTGKLLPIELAANPSHLETVGPIVEGMTRARQDIIDQPETFSVLPLLLHGDAAFAGQGVVAETLNCSQIKGYRVGGTIHVIINNQLGFTTSPEAARSSEYCTDIAKMVQAPIFHVNGDDPEACVRVARLAFAYRQRFHKDVVVDMICYRRHGHNEGDDPSYTQPLMYKRIEARRSVRKLYTESLVKRGDITLEECERALDDFQTKLQQALDHTRESAPPENAVAKAPPPPAGVLPHVDTAVPREVVDRIMAALVEAPESFHIHPKLAKQFETRYQMFLDGEVDWGFGEAIALGSLLLEGTPVRIAGQDSRRGTFSHRHSTLVDYETGAEYAPLAHLGAEQGKFFIYDSLLSEYAALGFEYGYSVTHKDALVCWEAQFGDFVNGAQIVIDQYLVAAEDKWGQTSGLVMLLPHGYEGQGPEHSSARIERFLTLCAEDNIQVCNASTAAQYFHLLRRQMHRGVRKPLVVFTPKSLLRARSARSSVDELTSGTFQEVIDDVGVADPAAVTRVVFASGKVSQDALAKRDEMGTPVAVARVEQLYPWPYEQVAATLEHYPNARELVWLQEEPENMGPWNFVKGRLYEAHEDTHEIRRISRTESGSPATGSHAVHGQEQAALLEAALSI
- the xth gene encoding exodeoxyribonuclease III, which translates into the protein MRIVTWNVNSLKARLPRVEEWLAQVGPDVICLQETKLADPAFPALTFQALGYEAAHHGEGRWNGVAILSKVGLDDVAYGFGGDDPELEREARILTATCGGVRVSSVYVPNGREVGHDHYHYKLAWLAELLRFLDRDGAAGASGNRVLCGDFNIAPDDRDVWDASAVHGATHVSAPERDALAELCDWGLVDVFRERYDAGGLYSWWDYRAGNFHKGIGMRIDLILATRPLVDGLGAVLIDRNARKGQSPSDHAPLLADFEVLT